TTCCTTGTCGGGTAAGTTCCGACCTGCACGAATGGTGTAACGATCTGGGCGCTGTCTCAGCCATGAGCTCGGTGAAATTGTGGTCCCGGTGAAGACGCCGGGTACCCGCAACGGGACGGAAAGACCCCATGCACCTTCACTACAATTTAACATTGACATTGGATACAGGATGTGTAGGATAGGTGGGAGACTATGAAGTGGCATCGCTAGGTGTTGTGGAGTCAACGTTGAAATACCACCCTTTTTGTATTCGGTGTCTAACTCTTTCAGGAGAGGACATTGTTTGATGGGTAGTTTGACTGGGGTGGTCGCCTCCAAAAAGGTAACGGAGGCTTTCAAAGGTAAGCTCAATACGCTTGGTAACCGTATGAGGAGTGCAATAGCATAAGCTTGCTTGACTGTGAGGCAGACAAGCCGAGCAGGGTCGAAAGACGGATATAGTGATCCGGTGGTTCTGCATGGAAGGGCCATCGCTCAAAGGATAAAAGGTACGCTGGGGATAACAGGCTGATCTCCCCCAAGAGCTCATATCGACGGGGAGGTTTGGCACCTCGATGTCGGCTCGTCACATCCTGGGGCTGGAGAAGGTCCCAAGGGTTCGGCTGTTCGCCGATTAAAGTGGCACGCGAGCTGGGTTCAGAACGTCGCGAGACAGTTCGGTCCCTATCTGTTGTGGGCGTAGGAATTTTGAGTGGGGCTGACCTTAGTACGAGAGGACCGGGTTGGACTAACCTCTAGTGAATCTGTTGTTCCGCCAGGGGCATTGCAGAGTAGCTACGTTGGGAATAGATAAGCGCTGAAAGCATCTAAGTGCGAAACTAGCCACGAGATGAGAATTCCATATAGGACCGTAGCAGACTACTACGTTGATAGGTTACAGATGTAAAGCTGGTGACAGCATAGTCGAGTAATACTAATCATCCGAAGCTTTCAAGAGCAATAAACTGTTGTTTGTTCTTCATAACTAACTTCTTTCAATAATATGTCATCGTTTGTCTCTGAGCTGGAAACAGGATAACTGTAAAGGTTATTTGGAGAAAAACAAATAAAATACTGATCAATAACAATTGATAAAGACATTTAGGTGCCTATATCGGTGGTGTCCACCTCTTCCCATTCCGAACAGAGAAGTTAAGCCCACCAGAGCCGATGGTACTGCGGTAACACGTGGGAGAGTAGGTCAGTGCCAAATCTTAAAGAAAGCTTGTAGGAAACTACAGGCTTTTCTTGTTTATAGACTTTTCCTTACTGGTGAACGAAGACCTAAATTCTCTTTTTTAGTTTGAGAATATAAATATGCTTATCATAGCCCCGTAAGATCTCGATGAGGATTTGTTTACCATCGTGTTCTTTCAGCAATTCTGTAAGATCATTTAAGGTGAAATGCTGGACAGAGCTAAAGTTTATAGCCGTAATTTCATCATTAGCCTGCAAACCTGCCAGCTCTCCCGGAGATCCGGATTCAATCCTTCCGATATAAAACCGGTCTTTCATACCCTGGATGACATAGACTTCAAGTCCGGACATGTCATGCTCAAAAACAGGAATACGGTTATTAGTTTTTTTAAGATATAAAAAACCACTCTGATAATCAAAAGTAACCAGGAAATGGCGCAGGATATCTGAACCAAGACTGCCATTCCTTGATTTTCCTTCCAGGGTTGAACGTTCTATATTGAAATCAGGAAAACCTGTTAATACATCAGTAAAATTATAAGTACCCAATTTCAAATCAGCTATTCTACCCATATTTCCATTGATTATACCATTAATTCCCACACCCAGATTTGCCGGGATTACAGTAGGAGGAAGAGGGAAAGGTTTGTCCTGGAGCGATTCCATCATCAGCGGATGGCTGGAACCATTATCTATCAATAATTCTACATCAATTTTGCCTAGTGTAGCTGTTTCTATCTGTGTATTGATATAAGGTTTACCATTGGTGATCTGTATAGGTATTTTTGTACCCTTAGGTTCTATTTTAGTATCAGGGTTATAGAAAGTAAGCCTGTTTCCTGAATAATTGATTTTTACAATGAAACTATTAAAGAAGTAATGCCCCAATATTCCATATATTTTAATTCCCAGATAACTGGACAGGTCGAAAATATCTTTTTTGAATATGGCAGTCGGAATATTATTGATCGTTGCTTTACCTACTCTGGCCGTAATATTTCTGGTGAGCACGGCTTCAATATTATCGCCAAGGCCATAGCCCTGGACCTTTACAGTTTGTGCGTTTTTCAGATCCAGATCGGCTAGAAATGTAGTGTCAGTAATAATCATTTGGGCTACCCCGGTATCCAGCAGGAAATTATAAGGGCCCTTTTCATTCACGTAAACCGGAATAATAATGAGATTTTTTACCAGCGTAAAACTGATGGTTTGTTTTTGACGGTTTCCGCTAAACTGAAAAGTCTGCGCCTGTACTGATAAAGGGAAATAGAGAGACAGAACAATTAGAATAATTGAGCCGTATGACAATTTTAATCTGTTAACTTGCTTGGAGAGGCGTTGGATCGTCATAGTTCTGGTTATGATTTCCAGCAAAATATATTTCTGTTAATACGGGACATATAGGTCCTCTGGAAAGCTGGGGAACGCTAAGTCACTGAAGGCAAGATTATATTTGGTTAGAAATTCTTTATATTAAATATACAAAAATTAATTGTTAAGCTAATCATCAATAATTTGGAATTTATAGCGCAGATGTGAGTTTTTTAGCTATCTTTGAGCCATCAATAAGACATAAAAACATTTGATGCTAACGTATTAAAATGTTCAAAATATTTAGGTGTCTATATCGGTGGTGTCCACCTCTTCCCATTCCGAACAGAGAAGTTAAGCCCACCAGAGCCGATGGTACTGCGGTAACACGTGGGAGAGTAGGTCGGTGCCAAATCTTAAAGAAAGCCTGTAGTGAAAACTGCAGGCTTTTCTTGTTTCCGGAGGAGCCGAATTGTTGAAATTATATAATTTTTTTGCTGTTTACTGGCCTTTAAACACTTTAAACCATTGTGATTCAACTGATCTATAAATCAGATGTAAAACAATTAAATATCATAGGTTAAGCCCAAAGAATATAGCTAGTTTTGTGCCGTCAGTTGAGCAGGAATCCCGCAGGATTAAAATTATTATTAAGCACACAGTGCGATAATTTATTTATTCAGGGGTTTTAAAGGTCGCTTTTGTTTTTATAAGCGTTGATGACCAAAGGTTCCTGCTAAAAACAGACAATAAATTAATAGATGAAATGAAATTAGCAATTAATGGTTTTGGTAGAATAGGCCGTATATTTTTACGTGCGGCTTTGGATAAAAATATCAATGTATTGGCTATCAATGATTTGGGTGACCCAAAAACATTAGCACATCTTTTTAAATATGATACCGTTCACCGTGGTTTTAAAGGTGAGGTAACATTTGATGATGAGGCACTGATTATTAATGGAAAAAGAATTCGGGTTTTCAGAGAAGCACAACCTGAGAACTTACCCTGGAAAACGCTGGAGATAGATGTCGTACTGGAATCTACAGGGAAATTTACCACCAGAGCTGGTGCAGGCAAACATTTGCAGTCAGGGGCTAAACAGGTATTGATTTCGGCTCCCGCAGATAAGGATATTCCTATGTTTTTACTGGGCGTAAATGATTCGACAATTGATTTAAGTGCGGATATTATTTCTAACGCTTCCTGTACGACAAATAACGTAGCGCCAATGGTCAAGATCCTTGATGATAAATGGGGGATTCTGGACGGCTATATTACAACCGTACACTCCATGACCGGCGACCAGAATCTTCATGATGCACCGCATAAGGATTTGAGAAGAGCCAGAGCAGCTTCAGCATCTATTATTCCTACAAGCACAGGCGCGGCAAAAGCAATTACTAATATTTTTCCGCATCTGGAGGGCAAATTAGGCGGAGCAGGAATTCGTGTGCCGGTATTAAATGGCTCATTGACGGATTTTACCTGTATCCTTAAATCAAAAGCAACTATAGAAGAGATTAATCAGGCCTTTAAATCTGCCGCAGACAATGAAATGAAAGCAGTGCTGGAATATACAGAGGACCCTATCGTTTCTGTCGATATATTAGATAATTCTCACTCTTGTATTTTTGATGCACAATTAACCTCTATAGTTGGTGACCTGGTTAAGGTTGTAGGCTGGTATGATAATGAATCCGGTTACTCGGCAAGATTAGTGGATCTGGTACTTAAACTCTCTCAGCGTTATGATTAAACGGATAGCTAAAGAAGAAACGAGATTTTTAAGAAGCACAGTCTTATGGAAGAACAGACCGCTGGAAGAGTGTGAGTTACCTACAGATAGTATTGAAGGTGGATTTCACCTGGGTTGTTTTGAAGCTGATAAGCTGGTTTCTATCGGGACATTTATTCCGGAAGATTATAAGAACAGAGGTACGGGAGGCTTCAGATTACGTGCTATGGCAACTGATCCGGCTTATACAGGTAAAGGTTTTGGTGCAGAACTGATTAATTTTGCAATGGATGAGCTTAGATCGGTTCATGCTTCTTATATTTGGTGTAATGCAAGAACTGCAGCCGTAGGTTTCTATAGTAAACTGGGTTTTGAAGTCATTTCTGAGGAGTTTGAAATCCCGGGAATCGGCCCGCATTATGATATGTTGAACCAAATAGCCGAAAAATAAATTATTTAACATGAAATTGGTTATTTATCCTTTATCAATCAGGATAATAACTCCATTTAACACCTAAAAATTAGATACAAGATGAAAACAATTGACCAATGTGATTTCAAGGATAAGAAAGCTTTAGTAAGAGTTGATTTTAACGTCCCTCTGGATAAAGATTTTAATATCACAGATGATAAAAGAATGCGTGCCGCATTACCAACGATCACTAAAATCTTGAATGACGGTGGATCTGTGATTTTAATGTCACACCTGGGCCGTCCAAAAGGAGGTCCTGATAATCAATTCTCGCTGAAACACATTTTAGGTGATTTATCAAGAATGCTTGATCTTGAAGTGAAATTTGCTGATGATTGTATCGGTGCTTCGGCAGTTGATAAAGCAAAAAATCTTGTTCCGGGACAGGTATTGCTACTGGAAAATCTTCGTTTCTACAAAGAGGAAGAAAAAGGAGATAAAGATTTCGCAGGTAAACTGGCTAAATTAGGAGATGTATATGTCAATGATGCTTTCGGTACAGCTCACCGTGCTCATGCTTCTACCTCAATCATTGCTGAGTTTTTCCCGACAGAAAAATACTTCGGATACCTGATGGCTGAAGAACTGAAAAATGCAGAGAAAATAAATCATCATGCTGAAAAACCTTTCACTGCTATTATGGGTGGTGCAAAAGTTTCGGATAAAATCCTGTTAATTGAAAGCTTACTGGAAAAAGTTGATAATCTGATTATTGGTGGTGGTATGGCTTATACATTCAGCAAAGCACAGGGTGGCGAAATAGGCACTTCTCTGCTGGAAGCTGATCGTATGGAACTTTGTCTGCAATTGCTGGAAAAAGCAAAATCAAAAGGAGTAAATATAATTTTACCGGTAGATACGGTTATCGCAGATAAATTTGATAATAACGCAGCAAAGAAAAATGTGGATGCTGGTCATATCCCGGCAGACTGGATGGGACTGGATATTGGTCCTAAGTCAGTTGAGCTTTTCTCTGAAATCATTAAAAAATCAAAAACCTTATTATGGAATGGCCCGATGGGAGTTTTTGAAATGGCAAATTTTGAGCAGGGTACACGTGCTGTCGCTAATGCGGTAGTAGCTGCGACAAAAGAAAATGGTGCATTTTCACTGATTGGTGGTGGTGATTCTGCAGCAGCAATTGCCAAGTTTAATCTGGAAGATGAAGTGAGTTATGTCTCAACCGGTGGTGGTGCTTTACTGGAATATATGGAAGGCAAAGAACTCCCTGGCGTAAAGGCAATTAACGGATAAGCCCGAAACCAACAAAATTTCCACAGAATAATTGTCTTTTTTAAAGGCCGCTTTTTAAAGCGGCCTTTTTGCATATATGGTGGTAGAATGTGGAGGATAATTTATGTTGAAAACTTTTTTGTGGTAGATTGTGGTAAAAAGTGGTAGAAGTGTCTATTTTTACACTACATAAAATGTGTAGATACTAAAATGGTTCAACTACTTGGAGAATTTGATTGTAAATTGGATACGAAAGGCCGCATGATGGTCCCGTCGAATCTGAAAAAACAATTGCCAAACGTTGAGCAAGAGGGACTTGTGATAAACAGAGGTTTTGAGAAGCACCTGGTCATCTACCCAAAAAAAGTATGGGAAGGGATAGTGGAAGAGTTGAGTAAACTGAACCAGTACGAGAAAAAAACAAGAGAATTTATCCGGTTTTTTACTCGTGGCGCGACAGAATTGACGCTGGATGCCTCGGGTAGAGTCAATCTTCCGAAGTCATTATTGGAATTTGCAGGTATAGATGGAGAAGTAATTCTGTCTTGTCAGTTTGATAAAATAGAGCTCTGGTCTAAAACTGCATATGACAATTTACTGGATAGTGAGCCGGAAGATTTTGCAAATCTGGCAGAAGAAGTGATGGGAAATAAAAACAGGGGGGAAGATGGAAAATAATTATCATGTACCGGTACTTTTGAAAGAATGTATTGATGGTTTGAATATTAAACCTAACGGTGTGTATGTAGATGTTACTTTTGGCGGAGGTGGTCATTCCAGAGAAATTTTGTCTAAACTGGGGAAAGATGGTGTACTCATCGCTTTTGATCAGGATCCGGACGCACAGAGAAATAAGATTGATGATCCTCGTTTTTTATTTGTTGATCAGAATTTTGCTTTCCTGAAAAATAATCTTCGTTTACTGGGATACAAACAGGTAGATGGTATTCTGGCTGATCTTGGGGTTTCTTCACATCAGTTTAATGAGCCGGAAAGAGGTTTCTCTACAAGATTTGAGTCTTCTCTGGATATGCGGATGGACAAACAGGGTAAGCTTACCGCTGCCGATGTTTTAAATACCTATACGGAAGATAAGCTCCATAAAATATTTGGAATCTATGGGGAGGTTAAAAATGCGAAATCACTGGCCAGAGCGGTCGTAACGTTTCGTGCAGGACAACCTATTGTAACATTGGCTGATTTTAAAACTGCAGCAGGGGCTCATATCCCTAAAGGCAAAGAAAATAAATATATGGCACAGGTGTTCCAGGCTTTGCGGATCGAGGTTAATGCGGAGATCGAAGTGCTGGAGAGCTTTTTATTACAGACTGCTGAGGTCTT
This portion of the Pedobacter lusitanus genome encodes:
- a CDS encoding retropepsin-like aspartic protease; protein product: MSYGSIILIVLSLYFPLSVQAQTFQFSGNRQKQTISFTLVKNLIIIPVYVNEKGPYNFLLDTGVAQMIITDTTFLADLDLKNAQTVKVQGYGLGDNIEAVLTRNITARVGKATINNIPTAIFKKDIFDLSSYLGIKIYGILGHYFFNSFIVKINYSGNRLTFYNPDTKIEPKGTKIPIQITNGKPYINTQIETATLGKIDVELLIDNGSSHPLMMESLQDKPFPLPPTVIPANLGVGINGIINGNMGRIADLKLGTYNFTDVLTGFPDFNIERSTLEGKSRNGSLGSDILRHFLVTFDYQSGFLYLKKTNNRIPVFEHDMSGLEVYVIQGMKDRFYIGRIESGSPGELAGLQANDEITAINFSSVQHFTLNDLTELLKEHDGKQILIEILRGYDKHIYILKLKKRI
- the gap gene encoding type I glyceraldehyde-3-phosphate dehydrogenase; translated protein: MKLAINGFGRIGRIFLRAALDKNINVLAINDLGDPKTLAHLFKYDTVHRGFKGEVTFDDEALIINGKRIRVFREAQPENLPWKTLEIDVVLESTGKFTTRAGAGKHLQSGAKQVLISAPADKDIPMFLLGVNDSTIDLSADIISNASCTTNNVAPMVKILDDKWGILDGYITTVHSMTGDQNLHDAPHKDLRRARAASASIIPTSTGAAKAITNIFPHLEGKLGGAGIRVPVLNGSLTDFTCILKSKATIEEINQAFKSAADNEMKAVLEYTEDPIVSVDILDNSHSCIFDAQLTSIVGDLVKVVGWYDNESGYSARLVDLVLKLSQRYD
- a CDS encoding GNAT family N-acetyltransferase, giving the protein MIKRIAKEETRFLRSTVLWKNRPLEECELPTDSIEGGFHLGCFEADKLVSIGTFIPEDYKNRGTGGFRLRAMATDPAYTGKGFGAELINFAMDELRSVHASYIWCNARTAAVGFYSKLGFEVISEEFEIPGIGPHYDMLNQIAEK
- a CDS encoding phosphoglycerate kinase, whose translation is MKTIDQCDFKDKKALVRVDFNVPLDKDFNITDDKRMRAALPTITKILNDGGSVILMSHLGRPKGGPDNQFSLKHILGDLSRMLDLEVKFADDCIGASAVDKAKNLVPGQVLLLENLRFYKEEEKGDKDFAGKLAKLGDVYVNDAFGTAHRAHASTSIIAEFFPTEKYFGYLMAEELKNAEKINHHAEKPFTAIMGGAKVSDKILLIESLLEKVDNLIIGGGMAYTFSKAQGGEIGTSLLEADRMELCLQLLEKAKSKGVNIILPVDTVIADKFDNNAAKKNVDAGHIPADWMGLDIGPKSVELFSEIIKKSKTLLWNGPMGVFEMANFEQGTRAVANAVVAATKENGAFSLIGGGDSAAAIAKFNLEDEVSYVSTGGGALLEYMEGKELPGVKAING
- the mraZ gene encoding division/cell wall cluster transcriptional repressor MraZ; the protein is MVQLLGEFDCKLDTKGRMMVPSNLKKQLPNVEQEGLVINRGFEKHLVIYPKKVWEGIVEELSKLNQYEKKTREFIRFFTRGATELTLDASGRVNLPKSLLEFAGIDGEVILSCQFDKIELWSKTAYDNLLDSEPEDFANLAEEVMGNKNRGEDGK
- the rsmH gene encoding 16S rRNA (cytosine(1402)-N(4))-methyltransferase RsmH; translation: MENNYHVPVLLKECIDGLNIKPNGVYVDVTFGGGGHSREILSKLGKDGVLIAFDQDPDAQRNKIDDPRFLFVDQNFAFLKNNLRLLGYKQVDGILADLGVSSHQFNEPERGFSTRFESSLDMRMDKQGKLTAADVLNTYTEDKLHKIFGIYGEVKNAKSLARAVVTFRAGQPIVTLADFKTAAGAHIPKGKENKYMAQVFQALRIEVNAEIEVLESFLLQTAEVLSPGGRLVVMSYHSLEDRPVKNFIAKGKIRGEADKDFFGNEEKPYKAITRKAVIAEEDELERNSRSRSAKLRIGEKI